From Chryseobacterium gallinarum, one genomic window encodes:
- the rlmB gene encoding 23S rRNA (guanosine(2251)-2'-O)-methyltransferase RlmB translates to MKDDFIFGLRPVIEAIEAGKTIDKIFVQNALQGPIYAELKAILAKNKIRPNYVPVEKLNRFTRKNHQGVVAFISDVPFHKVEDIVPQLFEEGKTPFLLILDRLTDVRNFGAICRTAECVGIDAVVIPEKGAAPINSDAIKTSAGAIYNIKICKENNLAHTVDFLQQSGISVYAASEKAQKLIYDVNFTEPCAIVMGNEETGISKEVLHHSDEKIKLPIEGKTQSLNVSVACGAILYEAVRQKMTALSNL, encoded by the coding sequence ATGAAAGACGATTTTATTTTCGGGCTGCGTCCCGTAATTGAAGCAATTGAAGCGGGAAAAACGATTGACAAGATCTTTGTGCAAAATGCACTTCAGGGTCCTATTTATGCTGAATTGAAAGCGATTTTAGCGAAAAATAAAATCCGTCCCAATTATGTTCCGGTTGAAAAACTTAACCGCTTCACGAGAAAAAACCACCAGGGAGTAGTGGCTTTCATCTCAGATGTTCCGTTTCATAAAGTGGAGGATATTGTTCCGCAATTATTTGAGGAAGGAAAAACTCCTTTCCTGCTGATCCTGGACAGACTGACAGATGTAAGGAATTTCGGAGCGATATGCAGAACTGCAGAATGTGTAGGCATTGATGCTGTGGTTATTCCTGAAAAAGGAGCTGCACCTATCAATTCCGATGCTATTAAAACATCGGCAGGAGCTATTTATAATATTAAAATCTGCAAAGAAAACAATCTTGCCCACACGGTAGACTTCTTGCAACAGAGCGGAATTTCCGTGTATGCTGCCAGCGAGAAAGCCCAGAAGTTAATTTATGATGTTAATTTCACTGAACCATGTGCCATTGTTATGGGGAATGAAGAAACGGGGATTTCAAAAGAAGTTCTGCATCATTCAGATGAAAAAATAAAGCTTCCTATTGAGGGGAAAACTCAATCGCTGAATGTTTCAGTTGCCTGTGGAGCAATATTATATGAGGCGGTGAGACAGAAAATGACTGCTCTCTCCAATCTTTGA
- a CDS encoding glycosyltransferase family protein, whose translation MEQKKILIITYYWPPAGGPGVQRWLKFAKYLPDFGWKPVIYTPENPNYPLLDESLMKDIPGNIEIVRTKIWEPYQLAEKLNKSNKKFKAGQFDVGKNQSWKSRLSIWVRGNFFIPDARVFWVKPSIRFLEKYLKENKIDVVVTSGPPHSLHLIGLGLKNKLPGLKWIADFRDPWTEISYYKHLKLTKGSDKKHRQLESTVFKNADITLATSYTDAENFRKAGANAVCITNGFDESDAGEKAARKDEAVSLKSHPEAFTLSYIGVLEQLRNPENLWKVLDEMVKENEEFAAQFKLKFAGRIDDKILSSIENSGLRDHILNLGYLSHGKAVEEMQNSDMLLITNFPNESSKGIIPGKIFEYLVSGKQILSFGPDQADVAKILEETNAGKHFSYNDTESVKKFILEKFELWKNGDLSEKTQHIEQFSRKNLTKQLSNIL comes from the coding sequence ATGGAACAGAAGAAAATATTAATTATCACCTATTACTGGCCTCCTGCGGGAGGCCCTGGTGTTCAAAGATGGCTGAAGTTTGCCAAATATCTGCCTGATTTTGGATGGAAGCCTGTTATTTACACTCCGGAAAATCCGAACTATCCGTTGCTGGACGAAAGTTTAATGAAGGACATTCCCGGGAATATAGAAATAGTAAGGACCAAAATATGGGAACCTTATCAGCTTGCTGAAAAACTGAACAAGAGCAATAAAAAATTTAAGGCAGGACAATTTGACGTAGGCAAAAATCAAAGCTGGAAATCCAGGTTATCCATTTGGGTAAGGGGGAACTTTTTCATTCCTGATGCCCGGGTTTTCTGGGTAAAACCTTCTATCCGTTTTTTAGAAAAATACCTGAAAGAAAACAAAATAGACGTTGTTGTCACTTCAGGTCCACCACATTCATTACATTTGATCGGGCTGGGACTGAAAAACAAACTTCCAGGCCTGAAATGGATTGCAGATTTTCGGGATCCATGGACGGAGATTTCTTATTATAAGCATTTAAAATTAACGAAAGGCTCTGATAAAAAACACAGACAGCTCGAAAGCACAGTATTTAAAAATGCAGATATCACTTTAGCCACAAGCTATACCGATGCAGAAAACTTCCGGAAAGCAGGAGCTAATGCAGTTTGTATCACCAACGGCTTTGATGAAAGTGATGCTGGTGAAAAGGCGGCCAGAAAAGATGAAGCTGTAAGTTTGAAGAGTCATCCGGAGGCTTTTACTTTAAGTTATATTGGCGTACTGGAGCAGCTCCGGAACCCGGAAAATCTTTGGAAAGTTCTTGATGAAATGGTAAAAGAGAATGAAGAGTTTGCTGCTCAGTTCAAATTAAAATTTGCGGGAAGAATTGATGATAAGATCCTGAGCTCTATTGAAAATTCAGGGTTGAGAGATCATATTCTGAACCTCGGATATCTTTCACACGGCAAAGCTGTTGAAGAAATGCAGAATTCGGATATGCTGCTGATCACCAACTTCCCTAATGAGTCTTCAAAAGGGATTATTCCCGGGAAAATATTTGAATACCTCGTTTCGGGAAAACAAATTTTATCATTTGGGCCTGATCAGGCAGATGTTGCCAAAATTCTGGAGGAAACCAATGCCGGTAAACATTTCAGCTACAATGATACGGAATCGGTTAAAAAATTTATCCTGGAAAAATTTGAACTTTGGAAAAACGGTGATCTTTCTGAAAAAACTCAACATATCGAACAGTTTTCAAGAAAAAATCTAACAAAGCAGCTAAGTAACATTTTATAA
- a CDS encoding DUF6263 family protein translates to MKNIAALALISSIALVSCKKETAKITKVDPKTGKTVTVEVPADSVAKVAENPAIRDSAGIIKQSFKLEKGKTYPLTTYQRDVKTMTDPQGKSITATSESTDEMNFTVDDIKGNVYDMTLNLVAKRSSQSAQGKTIVVDTKLPVPKEDELKMIWNVNRALTGNKLAMKMDTKGNVLSITGFDAVYTKVSNAVGTIIKDANEKASVVASLKESFNEKVLKDQFNKNLTIIPKKGVKVGEKWTTSENADPSGSVKVTSNYVLKSLGNGTAEIGVTGGIPKKTEKKAQGPITHSLSSELVQNGTIKFDENTGWITNQNINVKTTQIETISDGKQSQSMKSVSNSSVMVNPSAK, encoded by the coding sequence ATGAAAAACATAGCAGCATTAGCGCTAATCTCATCTATAGCTCTTGTATCTTGTAAAAAAGAAACCGCTAAAATAACAAAAGTAGATCCTAAAACCGGTAAAACAGTAACGGTGGAAGTGCCTGCCGACTCTGTAGCAAAAGTTGCGGAAAATCCGGCTATCAGAGATTCAGCTGGAATTATTAAGCAATCTTTCAAGCTTGAAAAAGGAAAAACATATCCTCTTACAACCTACCAGAGGGATGTAAAAACGATGACGGATCCTCAGGGAAAATCCATCACCGCAACCAGCGAATCTACAGACGAGATGAACTTTACCGTTGATGATATCAAAGGAAATGTATATGACATGACCCTTAACCTCGTAGCGAAAAGAAGCTCTCAGTCTGCTCAGGGGAAAACCATTGTGGTAGATACCAAATTGCCTGTCCCGAAGGAAGATGAGCTTAAAATGATCTGGAACGTCAACAGGGCCCTTACCGGAAATAAACTGGCCATGAAAATGGATACAAAAGGAAATGTCCTTTCTATCACAGGTTTCGATGCGGTTTACACCAAAGTTTCCAACGCTGTAGGGACTATTATTAAAGATGCCAACGAGAAAGCCAGTGTAGTGGCAAGCCTTAAAGAATCTTTTAATGAAAAGGTATTGAAAGATCAGTTCAATAAAAATTTAACCATTATTCCTAAAAAAGGAGTAAAAGTAGGTGAAAAATGGACGACTTCCGAAAATGCCGATCCAAGCGGAAGTGTAAAAGTAACTTCAAACTATGTATTAAAAAGCTTAGGTAACGGAACTGCAGAAATCGGCGTAACGGGAGGAATCCCTAAGAAAACTGAAAAGAAAGCCCAGGGACCTATCACTCATAGCCTGAGCAGTGAACTTGTTCAGAACGGAACCATTAAATTTGATGAAAATACGGGATGGATTACCAACCAAAATATCAATGTAAAAACAACGCAGATTGAAACCATTTCAGACGGGAAACAGTCCCAGTCTATGAAAAGTGTTTCAAACTCTTCAGTGATGGTAAATCCTTCTGCAAAATAA
- a CDS encoding YpdA family putative bacillithiol disulfide reductase yields the protein MEILDILIIGAGPIGLNCAIEAQKNNLSYIIIEKGTIVNSLYNYPLYMRFFSTADKLEIDGIPFISTAPKPGRQEALEYYQGIARQKELNIRLYEKVLGVSKKDNLFTVGTTKAQYRARNVIIATGFYDIPNLMNIPGENLSKVKHYYTEPYPYARQKVVVIGASNSAVDAALETYRKGAEVTMIIRHSEISKSVKYWVKPDIENRIAEGSIIAHFNSDMIEIKENTVVFKDQNHEIHEIDNDFVLAMTGYLPDFEFLKNSGIELQGDGLNPFYNPETMETNISNLYLAGVVCGGKDTHLWFIENSRIHAKMIINNILLNKK from the coding sequence ATGGAAATATTGGATATTCTCATCATAGGAGCAGGACCGATCGGATTAAACTGTGCTATTGAGGCTCAAAAAAATAACCTCAGCTATATCATCATTGAAAAGGGAACTATTGTCAATTCCCTATACAACTACCCTTTATATATGAGGTTCTTCTCAACGGCGGACAAACTGGAAATTGACGGAATTCCTTTTATCTCTACAGCACCTAAACCTGGCAGACAGGAAGCTTTGGAATACTATCAGGGTATTGCCCGGCAAAAAGAATTAAATATTCGCCTGTATGAAAAAGTGCTGGGTGTTTCAAAAAAAGATAACTTGTTTACTGTTGGTACTACAAAAGCTCAGTACCGGGCCAGAAATGTAATCATAGCCACCGGTTTTTACGACATTCCCAACCTGATGAATATACCCGGTGAAAATCTTTCCAAAGTAAAGCATTATTATACGGAACCTTATCCTTATGCCAGGCAAAAAGTTGTCGTAATAGGTGCAAGCAATTCTGCGGTGGATGCAGCCCTCGAAACATATAGAAAAGGTGCGGAAGTAACAATGATCATCCGGCATTCGGAAATTTCAAAAAGTGTTAAATATTGGGTAAAGCCGGACATAGAAAACCGGATTGCAGAAGGAAGCATTATCGCCCATTTCAACTCGGATATGATTGAAATAAAAGAAAACACAGTGGTTTTTAAAGATCAGAATCATGAGATTCACGAGATTGACAATGATTTTGTATTGGCCATGACAGGGTATCTTCCTGATTTTGAATTTCTGAAAAATTCGGGAATTGAACTGCAGGGTGACGGGCTTAATCCATTTTACAATCCTGAAACTATGGAAACCAATATCTCTAATCTTTATCTTGCAGGAGTGGTATGTGGAGGAAAAGACACCCATCTCTGGTTTATAGAAAACTCCAGAATTCATGCAAAAATGATTATTAACAATATTCTTCTCAATAAAAAATAA
- a CDS encoding peptide-N-glycosidase F-related protein, with amino-acid sequence MYKRLFFISIFIVNTVLSQTTMTNVISDAVYYDGYAATVSNPVPNGLIRLNNARYARKLTDAELDSFKAKIAMRVTIGALCDNYDRLGEVFLAMVPKNQSAYTLNDPNVKRIEIGRYITPFMNKNRTPSEVPYTYDISNLYSVFHDTGLRSAYDLYVELDVFGVPYAAQSQVAGCAGRIDVFSGTLTFFSTDTEATPTDFNNLVPLLSYNKLNNYNSTDVTGETVRLVTFNIPAPVTDARFFVISTPHGANAGGEEYIRRQNYTYIDDAQVLTYTPGGISCEPFRVYNTQGNGIYGAAPKTFDNWTSWNNWCPGNSVPIRSFTLANMTAGNHTLKHTIPAAVFNQQQGEVYLSVYMQGKSNASLHVKDVKTIDINIYPNPTSDFVNIASKEEVSSITIFSIDGRKLTGNSGKNKIDFSAYSPGVYLLNIVLKDGTSFKHKIIKK; translated from the coding sequence ATGTATAAAAGGCTATTTTTTATAAGCATTTTCATTGTAAATACTGTTCTGTCACAAACTACCATGACCAATGTGATTTCGGATGCAGTTTATTATGACGGTTATGCCGCTACAGTATCCAACCCTGTACCTAATGGTTTGATCAGGCTAAACAATGCAAGATATGCAAGGAAACTTACAGATGCCGAACTGGACTCTTTTAAAGCAAAAATTGCCATGAGGGTAACCATAGGTGCTTTATGTGATAATTATGATCGCTTGGGAGAAGTTTTTTTAGCCATGGTTCCTAAAAACCAATCTGCTTATACCCTGAATGATCCTAATGTAAAAAGAATCGAAATAGGCAGGTACATTACTCCTTTTATGAATAAAAACCGTACCCCGTCGGAAGTTCCATACACCTATGACATCAGTAATTTGTACAGTGTGTTTCACGATACCGGATTACGCAGCGCTTATGACCTGTATGTGGAACTGGATGTATTCGGGGTTCCGTATGCAGCTCAAAGCCAGGTGGCAGGATGCGCGGGAAGAATTGATGTTTTTTCCGGAACACTTACCTTTTTCTCAACTGACACAGAAGCTACCCCTACAGATTTTAACAACCTGGTTCCCCTGCTAAGTTATAATAAACTTAATAATTACAACAGCACTGATGTTACCGGAGAAACAGTCAGGCTGGTAACGTTTAATATTCCTGCTCCGGTTACCGATGCCCGTTTCTTTGTAATATCCACTCCGCATGGTGCGAATGCCGGTGGTGAAGAATATATCAGAAGACAAAATTACACTTACATAGATGATGCGCAGGTACTGACCTATACTCCGGGAGGAATTTCCTGTGAACCATTCAGGGTTTATAATACCCAAGGAAACGGAATCTACGGAGCCGCTCCAAAGACTTTTGACAACTGGACCTCATGGAACAACTGGTGCCCGGGCAATTCTGTTCCTATAAGAAGTTTTACCTTAGCCAATATGACCGCCGGAAACCATACGTTAAAACATACAATTCCTGCCGCCGTTTTTAACCAACAGCAGGGAGAGGTTTACCTGTCCGTCTATATGCAGGGAAAAAGCAATGCCTCTTTACACGTAAAAGATGTGAAAACAATAGATATCAATATATATCCCAATCCTACTTCTGACTTTGTGAATATAGCATCAAAAGAAGAAGTTTCCTCAATAACCATTTTCAGCATAGACGGAAGAAAACTGACCGGGAATTCAGGAAAAAACAAAATCGATTTTTCAGCGTACAGCCCGGGAGTCTACCTTTTGAACATCGTCCTGAAAGACGGAACTTCTTTTAAACACAAAATCATAAAGAAATAA
- a CDS encoding DinB family protein gives MNYHFQAHRQVRRNLLDILQNTSHEDLLLIPDGFNNNIYWNIAHTVATQQLLHYYLSGNPFRIDKYWIETYKKGTLPNLNVQKSEVEDLEFLLTETSKILMKDYDSDFFSDYTPYTTSFGMDLKSIQDAIIFNNMHESLHYGYAMAQKRAILGEKY, from the coding sequence ATGAATTATCATTTTCAAGCCCACAGACAAGTAAGGAGAAACCTCCTGGATATTCTGCAAAATACCTCCCACGAGGATTTGTTGCTGATTCCGGATGGTTTCAACAACAATATTTACTGGAATATTGCGCACACTGTTGCCACCCAGCAGCTTTTGCATTATTACCTTAGCGGAAATCCTTTCAGAATTGATAAATACTGGATTGAAACCTATAAGAAAGGAACTTTACCGAATCTGAATGTACAAAAATCCGAGGTGGAAGACCTGGAATTTTTACTCACTGAAACTTCAAAAATTTTAATGAAAGATTATGACAGTGATTTCTTTTCGGATTATACGCCTTACACCACAAGTTTTGGAATGGACCTGAAAAGCATCCAGGATGCCATCATCTTTAACAATATGCATGAAAGCCTGCATTATGGATATGCGATGGCACAGAAAAGAGCTATTTTAGGAGAAAAATATTAA
- a CDS encoding YfhO family protein yields the protein MAKNKNIIYIAISLVVFIVLAFLYSTPVFTGKQLFQHDIVQYRGGAKELLDYRANTGNETYWSDSMFGGMPTYQMGSQFKGDIIKKIDSNLNFLPRPVNYLFLLFAGFFLLGMVVVRNWKYALLGATFFGLSTYFYIIIAAGHNGKVNTIEYFAPLLAGILLVYIRKQYIWGFIVTTLFMGLQIAANHPQMTYYLFIALGFLFLSELIRAIQKKTSMRHFLISSGIVAASCIIGVGMNSQRIMANSEYVKETVRGKQILTNDSHTSGKSGMDKESMLLWSYGKLETLNLFIPRLMGGGSQEPEGKEMMNRVQELVQENVGSQAEMDRISKGFSAMTYWGDQPGTSGPAYQGAIVCFLAVLGFFFAYKKYRYWILGASILTILLAWGSNFMPLSDFFIDYVPFYNKFRAPSSILVVVELLFPLIAILGLYNFFTDEKLTEEYKQKILTYVSAGTLGILIILLIFGKSLLGFATDNEKTYFPPFLLDYLVDERYKLFRTDAIKAFLYVAIAAAALFLSLKKKLSQNVVLIIIGMVSLFDLWTVNRRYLNDENYVDKIFAENPFQTESSDLLVEKVQANPALSSVLSDVNVNKTLETIAEKDKTHYRIFNNILGTFSETNTSYFKSSIGGYHAVKLRRYDDVINEYFQVMDSVKVPNILNLLNAKYWVVGGPEQPQAVPNPKANGNAWFVSDLKFVNTPNEEIKSIGIINSKKTAVIASSDKSYFDNKPVQADSTAFINLTRYQPNELEFKSQSKTPQLAVFSEIYYPHGWKVLVDEKEVPYIKADYLLRAVHVPAGNHHIRMIFEPEVIEKGKWISLLSFGLFIALAALGIFWMNRKKKKETLAE from the coding sequence ATGGCGAAAAATAAAAACATAATTTATATTGCAATTTCATTAGTTGTATTTATAGTTTTGGCATTTTTATATTCCACCCCTGTATTTACAGGAAAACAGCTTTTCCAGCATGATATCGTGCAGTACAGAGGAGGAGCAAAAGAATTGCTCGATTATAGAGCTAATACCGGTAACGAAACCTATTGGAGTGATTCCATGTTTGGAGGAATGCCTACTTACCAGATGGGAAGCCAGTTTAAAGGCGATATCATCAAAAAAATCGACAGCAATCTCAATTTCCTGCCAAGGCCGGTTAATTATCTATTCCTGCTTTTTGCAGGTTTTTTCCTTTTAGGAATGGTTGTAGTCCGAAACTGGAAGTATGCTTTATTAGGAGCTACGTTCTTCGGTCTTTCCACGTATTTTTATATTATTATTGCAGCAGGGCACAATGGTAAAGTCAATACCATTGAATACTTTGCCCCCTTATTAGCCGGTATTTTACTGGTTTATATCCGGAAACAATATATCTGGGGATTCATTGTAACTACCCTTTTCATGGGTCTTCAGATTGCCGCCAATCACCCTCAGATGACGTATTACCTGTTTATTGCTTTAGGATTTCTATTCCTTTCTGAACTGATCAGGGCGATACAGAAAAAAACGTCGATGAGACATTTTCTGATTTCCTCGGGAATTGTTGCTGCTTCATGCATCATAGGAGTGGGAATGAATTCTCAAAGAATTATGGCCAATTCCGAATATGTAAAAGAGACGGTCCGTGGGAAACAGATTTTAACGAATGACAGCCATACCTCCGGGAAATCCGGAATGGATAAAGAAAGTATGCTGTTGTGGAGTTATGGAAAACTGGAAACCCTAAACCTGTTTATCCCAAGATTGATGGGAGGAGGAAGCCAGGAGCCGGAAGGAAAGGAAATGATGAACAGGGTGCAGGAACTCGTTCAGGAAAATGTAGGCTCACAAGCTGAAATGGACAGGATCTCCAAAGGATTCAGTGCCATGACCTACTGGGGAGACCAGCCGGGAACCTCAGGACCCGCCTATCAGGGAGCGATTGTATGCTTCCTTGCTGTACTAGGATTCTTCTTTGCCTACAAAAAGTACCGTTACTGGATTCTCGGGGCTTCAATATTAACTATTTTACTGGCCTGGGGAAGCAACTTTATGCCGTTATCGGACTTCTTTATTGATTACGTACCGTTTTACAATAAATTCAGAGCTCCTTCTTCTATTTTAGTGGTAGTGGAATTATTATTTCCTTTGATTGCCATTCTGGGCTTATACAATTTCTTTACGGATGAAAAATTAACAGAGGAATACAAACAAAAAATACTCACTTACGTAAGTGCCGGAACATTAGGGATATTAATAATCCTTTTAATCTTCGGAAAATCACTGCTGGGATTTGCTACTGACAATGAAAAGACCTATTTTCCTCCTTTCCTGCTCGATTATCTTGTAGATGAAAGGTATAAACTTTTCAGAACAGATGCGATAAAGGCTTTCTTATACGTTGCCATTGCGGCGGCGGCCCTATTCTTAAGTTTAAAGAAAAAACTAAGTCAGAATGTTGTGCTGATCATTATTGGAATGGTAAGCTTATTTGACTTATGGACGGTAAACAGACGTTATCTGAACGATGAAAATTATGTTGACAAAATCTTTGCTGAAAATCCCTTCCAGACGGAAAGTTCAGATCTTCTGGTTGAAAAAGTCCAGGCTAATCCTGCTCTTTCATCAGTATTATCGGATGTAAATGTCAACAAAACATTGGAAACCATTGCTGAAAAAGATAAAACACATTACCGGATTTTCAATAACATTCTGGGAACATTCAGTGAGACCAATACTTCTTACTTCAAATCTTCAATCGGAGGATATCATGCGGTGAAACTGAGAAGATATGATGATGTGATCAACGAATATTTCCAGGTAATGGATTCTGTAAAAGTTCCTAACATCCTTAATCTTTTGAATGCCAAATATTGGGTAGTAGGCGGACCTGAACAACCCCAGGCTGTTCCGAATCCAAAAGCCAACGGGAACGCATGGTTTGTAAGCGACCTGAAATTTGTCAATACTCCTAATGAAGAAATAAAATCCATTGGAATAATAAACAGTAAGAAAACTGCTGTTATTGCCTCCTCGGATAAGTCTTATTTTGACAATAAACCGGTTCAGGCAGATTCTACAGCATTTATCAACCTTACCCGGTATCAGCCTAATGAATTAGAATTTAAATCCCAGTCTAAGACTCCTCAACTGGCGGTATTCTCTGAAATTTATTATCCTCACGGATGGAAAGTACTGGTAGACGAAAAAGAAGTTCCTTATATCAAAGCGGATTACCTGCTTCGTGCTGTACACGTTCCGGCAGGAAACCATCATATCAGAATGATATTTGAACCTGAAGTAATTGAAAAAGGAAAGTGGATTTCCCTTTTAAGCTTCGGATTATTCATTGCACTGGCCGCTTTGGGAATCTTCTGGATGAACAGGAAAAAGAAAAAGGAAACATTAGCAGAATAA